Part of the Candoia aspera isolate rCanAsp1 chromosome 1, rCanAsp1.hap2, whole genome shotgun sequence genome, AAGCACTTGCTTAGGGAATGGTTCAGAAAAGACTAACATAGACTGTTCTTGAAGGTAAGGGAATCCCATGCATGCATCAAAACCTCCTCCTTCAAAGCATATAAATGAATTGGAATGATACATTTAACTGGATAAATTCACATTGATTTGAAATTCTGCAAATCTTTGACCTAAGTGGAAACTTAACAGCAGGCAAGACATTTTTGTGTATATAGACTGACTAGACCAACTACACAGTTTTGGGTAAGCAGCAAAGTTTCAGCATTCCTTATTTTCTACTACAAGAACAGCAATTAAATTAGAGTTAATTCGGCTAGGTTATTTTTTCTGTAAATCTTTTATTTAATGATAATTATAAAGGTGTAGAAGATGACTTTGTAATAAATCAATATGGAATAATGCATACTTAAAGCAGGGATGTCTGCTGGGGGatgtcaaaaaagtgaagatgtgggcccaaccatgtgatcaaagctctgcccctctTTCCCTGCATGCAACATGtgcaatacatgtaaaaaaggggtgggacttaaATCACCTGGTTGGGCCCAccatcttgattattttgattCCCCCCATGGAAGCCTCACTTAAAGCAAGAGACAAAGTATTCAGTATACACCACCAATTAGATAAACTGGGCTCACTTACTCTCATGGTGTCACCTCTCATACCAGCATGAACAGAGAGAGAACACTGTCGTGTTGTTCGAATACTCTCCATGACCACACAAAGAACTGTTCTACTACTTTCTCGTGACTGACGAACAAGGCAGTGTTCAAAATCCACTTTTCTAAAATAACAAAGAAGTAATTCTCAGAGTCTTGCATTATTCCTATTTACAATATCTGAAGGTTCAGTTATTAGATTTAGGTAATATTCATAGTTCTTGAAACTCATTTGTAGAGTACAGATATAAGGTAAGCAAAACCAGCaaggtaataaaaaaaaattatcatacCAACCTACTAGTTAATTCTCTGAGCAATGTCGGTACCTCAACCTCATGTTTAGTTACAATACCGAAAGAAGCCTTCACTGCAAGGGAATCTGATCCAGCAGTACTGACCCCAGAAGAGTTCATGATGTGATTTCCTTGCCTCCCATTGAGTGCTACATCAGATTTGTCTTCATAATTTAGTAATTGATAGGATGAAATACCTAAGGGGAAAAGATGGCTTATTGATgtctttaaaaatcacatttatatatattaatagaGATGGCAGACGTAGTGAACAAATAAACCAATCTTAGAATCCTCTGATGAAGTCCAGATTATACTATTCCAGCTCAAATATCCTAGAAAGGGTTTTGTATTTCTcctgttttttaatcttttctggaaatacagaaaatactcCAGATACACACAAAGAAAGATCCAATACACTTAccttattcctttccttttcagagCATATAATTTGCAATGGTAGAAAATATTATGTCCTTTATTGTAACATGAaaggattttaattgttattagcCCAAATCGCAAGCAACAAAATTCCCTCTCTACAGAATCAAGTAAGATTTCATGATGTGGTAAGTTAAAATGTTTGTAGATAAATCACAGAATCCAATGACATATGGAGATAAAAGAATTTGGATTGCATCCAAACTCAGCTAAGACTAGATTTTTGCTTTAACAGCAGTGGCATCTAACCACAACTAATCTAGGGTGGGCCCTCTGGATCAGGAAATACTCTCTACAAGATTGTGAGTCTGTGTGATCTGAtgtttgttggaattatcagggatcaactcagcattgtctcataagcgtaagggggtcactctagcaaatcgcatctctattgtgcttgtgggatgtcacatggatcacctgatttccacttcctccttcttcttgggcttgggaattaacagtctccattacccttgtgggcagacatgcaagcaggaagagctgcagaatgcagctctccccttttcCCACCATCCAGTGataattaagtgctttctactatgaacctacctgtatccagatctactgaataaaagtaagctatctctattttcttcatctaattacagtgtgaagactgaatttatttctgaacgtaattaagcttaatgtgcaagttcctttttttggttcacacttcttcTCTGCAaggttgctgttagctgcttggagttcttttattaacctttaaaaactccatcaatgtTATCCTcagtttttgtctgttttttaggCTTGGGCTAAACCACCTGGAGAGTTGCCTTGTGAAACCTTTTCCAAATCCAGTGCATGAAGTGTCACAGGCCACATGTTTGATTGTGTACATACATGCATGACCGACACTTCCGTTGGGACTGCTGCAGGTGGGCCCTGAAGCAGCCATCCTGAGCCTTTGAGAAGACGTGGCACTAACACTGTGCATCCTAGGGCCCCGTGTTCGGTTCACAAAGCTCTGCTCTGAATAGCTTTACAAAGACCTCCTGTTTCTATAATAAACGTTACCAGCAGGATGTCGCTGTATGAGGTCATGAAGTGTGCTCTCTTCTAGCAGTTTCCTTCTTTATGAGGATATGAAAAATGCATttctagaaaatgaaaatgaaaagtgcTTCCCTAACATTTACTTTAAGGCCAAATTACAACTTTGGAAAATCAGGCAGCTAACATAAAAGGAGGAAACAGCGTTATACGGAAACATTATTGTAACACAGGCAAATTAAGCTCTGTAAGAAAAGATACGTCACGTTTCATTGGAGTTATAATAAAATGTATGAACTTGCATGATTAAATATTAATGTTGCAGTATTAAGGATATCTGTTACAAAGTAAATCCTATCAAATTCAGTTAGGCTTACGTCTAAACAAACATTAAAGTTCATGTTGGAATCAGGTATTATATATTTATCCTATTACACAGAACagattacataaataaaatgaataaatgttttaataacaAAAAGCAGGTTCTTAAAATGTATTCCTCAGCTTTCTAATCTTGTAATGAAAACACTAacaaagaactttttttaaaaaaaatgtttatttatatcaGGCTATTtgagttttttcttttcctttacaacagctttgcctttttctttcaatgctgctttgttttctatttttttttgttcAGCAAATTATGTACATTTTTATAAGCTTTGAAAGACTTTAAAGGACTTACCTGCAgatatttctttctctccttgaaGAATATCTTTTAGGCTGAATGGTGTGGAAATAAATTTTGAACTTTTAGAAAGAAAGCAGTTTTTCTTCTTGATAACAAGACTGAGGGGTTGATATTTATCAGCTTCACTGAGGCTACGGACAGGAACTAATCGACCTCCATCACCAACCTGCTTAACAAAACTTTTAGTAGCAGCAGCAAACATATTAtgcatgcacattaaaaaaaaataaaccttttaTCAACTCTTGCAATTTCCAAACCATAGAGCCATATTAAAAACTTTTCTAAGTTGATCAGTACAGTACAAAAACCCTACTTTGTCCTAAAGATCATTATGTTTAACGAAAGGGAAGCATTGCCATTATTCTAATCATCCTTTTCCAGTGTATATTCAAGAACTCCTTTTCATTGTCCTGGTAGAGccacaataattaataataaattaacaaaGTAAACTGATAGGACACAGTTAGATCAATACCCTTCTGTAGTACCATTCTAGCTTCCACATCGCTTTCACACAACATACAAAAGCTCCTATTTTTAActgcaattaatttttaaaatgattgttaCTGCAACATGTACCATCAATGGGATTTTCTTCTCTAATCTCTGTCTTTTTCCACCATGACACTAATTCAACCCAAATTTACTTCAGTAGGGATTCCCAGTTAATTTGCATAATTTTGAGGTCACTGTATATTGCAGTTCAACTGAGGCGTCTCATTTCTAGAGGTTTACGGAACTCCAGACATCTTCTGTCTCTACCTCCCTCAAGTTTTCCCATCCTTTCTTCAGTCTTTCTTTCAGACTTAAATATAAGGTAAACAAAAAGATAACCAACTACCAAAATTATATCTTTCTTCAATTTTTCCATGTTGTGATTCAACATTTAAACAACAAAGTGTACCTTGACTACATAGTAGTTAGAGCACTGCCTTTGGAGCGGGAGAccggggttcaaatcccagctgtaccgaccttaccagtaggggtccttgggcaaagaccccctaacgcttcacctgcctacctcaaaaatatgagagtgacacaaactaagagagtcacgCTGGCTTGGATgtcgcccagattaacaaggtctgcatcagatgttggggaaccaggacaatctgacgataagtgggctactgaaACAagccatacatggacgagacaagagaacctggaattgatggaatgctactgcaACAGCAggcctaatgagaggggatatatgaaacgcaaaatgtggaaagtgaaggccaaagtggtccccaTGGTGgaaggggcactcggggctgtgacccccaagctggaagagtggctccaacagatcccaggagcaacatcagagctctctgtccagaagggtgcagtgctaggaacagctaagagactgcgcagaaccctcaaactcccaggcctccggtagaggacctgaggttgaggaagacacatcccacccataggggtgagaagggaatttatacaCTCTATCTctctatatacacacatatattctatcccgcctttattatttttataaataactcaaggcggcaggcaaacatacctaacgctccttcctcctcctattttttccacaaccaccaccctgggaggtaggttgggctgagggagagagactggcccagggtcacccagccggctttcatgcctatttATGTCTTGAAATGAgtttctatatactgtatatgtatgcatAGATATCGATACATagatatacagatatagatataaggTATTTTAGGCATTTTTTATCCTGACATCCTGGATACTAAtactaaaaatactatttttttcattaaaaaaaatttttttgtgttatattttgtcttttgcttttcttttggggtatttttttttctctttaccaTGTGACTTGTAtgggtattttcttttttaaatgataaaactcttttatataatagtaataaagtCACATTGTTATATTAACATCACAAACAACTTCTTTAAACAAAGTattaattgaaatgtttttaaagttaCTTGCATCTACTTTTGCTCCATCCCAGGTGGTGAGTTATACTCACATTTTTTGACAGGGGACCAAACCATACCTGTGATATTGATGGACCATACTGTAGGGCTGTTGTAAACCAAACTAAATAACCCATTACATCCAATTTGCAGTGTTAATACTGAATGATACTGCAGTCTCGCGGTACAGTACTTGCATCCTCAACATA contains:
- the PJVK gene encoding pejvakin isoform X1, producing the protein MCMHNMFAAATKSFVKQVGDGGRLVPVRSLSEADKYQPLSLVIKKKNCFLSKSSKFISTPFSLKDILQGEKEISAGISSYQLLNYEDKSDVALNGRQGNHIMNSSGVSTAGSDSLAVKASFGIVTKHEVEVPTLLRELTSRKVDFEHCLVRQSRESSRTVLCVVMESIRTTRQCSLSVHAGMRGDTMRFHIIDDHNYKGRDKAIVFPAHTTIAFSVFELYIRLDGNFELCVAPESKGGFEKEPSRSFSLTKLRKNLFHQNKRVMDIIVHSDNYLDDLFADYYEKTASTTDISANYFQEGAHARVNLLNNNIPKGPCSLCGMGSSRRETVYGCLECSFNGQKFVRLHAVPCFDLWHKRVR